A window from Podospora bellae-mahoneyi strain CBS 112042 chromosome 1 map unlocalized CBS112042p_1, whole genome shotgun sequence encodes these proteins:
- a CDS encoding uncharacterized protein (EggNog:ENOG503NYNB; MEROPS:MER0000836; COG:O) — protein MEPNEPAKMATEKKYFTMLENHPEVFTTLAHTLGLPPSITFHDIYSFSPPALTHIPRPCLALIAIIPLTPSWALDRQSEDARLGDPKTYYHGNSNPSSSAPIIWFKQTIGDACGSYALLHCSINGPAASLIHPGSTLDQIRKDAAPLPREERAELLYDNKAFEEAHQSVAAMGDTAEPRDRSVGLGQHFVGYVKANGRLWELEGSREGPLDRGELGDDEDVLSPKALELGLGRIIKLEHESGGQDLRFSCIAMALKDEQSE, from the exons ATGGAACCGAATGAACCAGCAAAAATGGCCACCGAGAAGAAATACTTCACCATGCTCG AAAACCACCCTGAAGTCTTCACCACACTCGCTCAcaccctcggcctccccccttccatcaCCTTCCACGACATCtactccttctcccccccagcccTCACCCACATCCCCCGCCCCTGCCTCGCCCTCATAGCCATCAttcccctcaccccctcctggGCCCTCGACCGCCAATCCGAAGACGCCCGTCTCGGCGACCCCAAAACCTACTACCacggcaacagcaacccctcctcctcagccccCATAATATGGTTCAAACAAACCATCGGCGACGCCTGCGGCTCCTACGCCCTTCTCCACTGCTCTATCAACggccccgccgcctccctcatccaTCCCGGCAGCACCCTCGATCAAATTCGCAAGGACGCAGCCCCGTTGCCAAGAGAAGAACGTGCAGAATTATTGTACGACAACAAGGCATTTGAAGAGGCCCACCAATCCGTAGCGGCAATGGGCGATACCGCCGAGCCAAGAGACAGGTCTGTAGGGCTAGGCCAACATTTCGTCGGTTACGTCAAAGCAAACGGACGGCTCTGGGAGTTGGAAGGGAGCAGAGAGGGTCCGTTGGACAGGGGTGAGCTAGGAGATGACGAAGACGTCCTAAGCCCCAAGGCGTTGGAGTTAGGTCTGGGTAGGATAATCAAGTTGGAACACGAGTCTGGTGGGCAAGACTTGAGGTTTAGTTGTATTGCCATGGCACTGAAAGACGAGCAATCCGAGTAG
- a CDS encoding uncharacterized protein (EggNog:ENOG503P9SG) — MADNMPSGPEFRTGRADSTSSTSSTSTTNTVNSSFGMPKAPPRRRSSHLFEGLEAQKRSQDPAAVARRQSMNEQRPKSGFIGSMWNNWVHGQ, encoded by the exons ATGGCCGATAACATGCCCTCCGGCCCCGAGTTTCGCACCGGCCGCGCCGATTCCACCTCTTCaacttcctccaccagcacgaCCAACACCGTTAACTCCAGCTTTGGGATGCCCAAGGCACCACCTCGCCGG AGATCAAGCCACCTCTTCGAAGGCCTCGAAGCCCAAAAACGCTCCCAAGACCCCGCCGCAGTAGCAAGACGCCAGAGCATGAACGAGCAACGCCCCAAGTCGGGCTTCATCGGCAGCATGTGGAACAA CTGGGTCCACGGCCAGTAG
- the PBP2 gene encoding PAB1 binding protein (COG:A; EggNog:ENOG503NYWM) has translation MSASPQPTQSTKRPLEDTSSPSRNDQPEAKRPALDKVIKEQQEDNKADPISFLNDETASSVPASEANGTAKTNGEKPEATDHQGDTVVPDAPETKPTTSTTVDTASSEAQANPPAESRDETAWIHIRAVISSPEAATIIGKGGENVSKIRQSSGAKCTVSDYQKGAVERILTVSGVVDAAAKAFGLIIRTLNNEPLSEPSNQHSKTYPLRLLIPHVLIGSIIGKGGSRIKEIQEASGARLNASDSCLPASSERSLVVTGVADAVHIATYYVGSTLLEQLNERFGGAAASAYATRSGGPAAVTGGMTVVPYVPQPAGGNFGQRDHYNNRRPDPRAHHMPPQTYGGAPQYGAYPQAAHPGPAVPMHFAGAQAAGGYGPAAPHMPPHAGHAGHVGPQPHTGPHGPQAAGSGGAAGGPMTQQIYIPNDMVGAIIGKGGQKINEIRQISGSVIKINEPQDNSNERLVTITGTDECNKMALYMLYTRLENEKHRM, from the exons ATGTCCGCCTCTCCCCAGCCAACACAGTCCACCAAGCGTCCTCTCGAGGACACGTCGTCCCCCTCCCGCAACGACCAGCCCGAGGCCAAACGTCCGGCTCTGGACAAGGTCatcaaggagcagcaggaggacaACAAGGCCGACCCCATCTCTTTTTTGAACGACGAgaccgcctcctccgtcccgGCCTCTGAGGCCAACGGCACGGCGAAGACGAACGGCGAAAAGCCCGAGGCGACGGACCATCAGGGTGACACCGTCGTCCCCGATGCTCCGGAAACAAAGCCCACCACCAGTACCACGGTGGATACCGCCTCGTCTGAGGCACAGGCGAACCCCCCTGCAGAGTCTCGTGATGAGACTGCCTGGATACACATCCGCGCCGTTATTTCAAGTCCCGAAGCCGCGACTATAATCGGGAAAGGCGGCGAGAATGTGTCCAAGATCAGACAATCGTCAGGAGCCAAGTGCACTGTCAGTGACTATCAGAAGGGCGCCGTTGAGCGTATTCTGACTGTcagcggtgttgttgatgctgctgcaAAG GCCTTTGGCTTGATTATCCGCACCCTCAACAACGAGCCGTTGTCTGAGCCCTCCAACCAGCACTCCAAGACCTATCCTCTGCGTCTTCTGATCCCCCATGTTCTGATCGGCTCCATCATTGGGAAGGGCGGGTCTCGCATCAAGGAGATCCAAGAAGCTTCTGGTGCGCGCCTGAACGCTTCTGACTCCTGCCTCCCCGCGTCTTCGGAGCGTTCTCTGGTCGTCACGGGCGTTGCTGACGCTGTACACATCGCCACATACTATGTCGGTAGCACCCTTTTGGAGCAGCTCAACGAGCGCTTTGGCGGGgctgctgcctctgcctACGCTACCCGCAGCGGCGGTCCTGCTGCCGTCACAGGTGGCATGACTGTCGTCCCATACGTCCCTCAACCCGCCGGCGGAAACTTTGGTCAGCGCGACCACTACAACAACCGCCGTCCGGACCCTAGAGCCCACCACATGCCGCCCCAGACCTACGGTGGCGCGCCTCAATATGGCGCTTATCCTCAGGCGGCACATCCTGGCCCCGCGGTCCCAATGCACTTTGCTGGTGCTCAGGCTGCTGGGGGTTACGGACCTGCCGCCCCCCACATGCCACCCCATGCCGGACACGCCGGACATGTTGGGCCCCAGCCCCACACCGGCCCTCACGGTCCGCAGGCAGCTGGCTCTGGTGGCGCGGCCGGTGGACCTATGACTCAACAAATCTACATCCCCAATGACATGGTTGGCGCCATCATCGGCAAGGGTGGCCAGAAGATCAACGAGATCCGTCAGATCAGCGGCAGCGTCATCAAGATTAACGAGCCAcaagacaacagcaacgagcGTCTTGTCACGATCACTGGTACCGATGAATGCAACAAGATGGCGCTATACATGCTCTACACTCGTCTTG AAAACGAAAAGCACCGGATGTAA
- a CDS encoding uncharacterized protein (EggNog:ENOG503P2FR; COG:S), which yields MEFEYDNPARAHEADMERTIQELNKRKRELEEAIQELRSSSTVPDTKPSPEDTLEIFTKAYEEVAESKPFLPAPGSVLPALLAIRNARNTINESNEYLESQAKSQDELARKLEAEKTALREQQALKTALENRIQSLRDGLENKQEKTPEQMAKERIAELKRQKKEWENRIAKLTKDLDWFIEEHLGPMLAAEELGGPVVGQLTDIDPEDLSAGFSAQGKLKKAKDRTDIDKRQRRIDEIWGAQDQQGESNKRKREEDEASAAVADIRRLIEQLMNKLVESQGDNSASYLKISKETAAVRFLVRSKVASFHPKDAQKLRLVDFGRDIDD from the exons ATGGAGTTTGAATATGACAACCCCGCCAGGGCCCACGAGGCAGACATGGAGCGGACTATACAGGAGCTcaacaagagaaagagagagctTGAGGAGGCAATCCAGGAG TTACGGTCATCTTCAACTGTGCCGGACACTAAGCCCTCACCAGAAGACACCCTGGAGATCTTTACCAAGGCATATGAAGAAGTTGCCGAGTCCAAACCGTTCCTTCCTGCGCCAGGCTCGGTTCTGCCAGCCCTGCTTGCCATCAGGAACGCACGCAACACAATAAATGAGTCCAATGAGTATCTGGAATCACAGGCGAAGTCACAGGATGAGTTGGCTCGAAAATTGGAGGCCGAAAAGACGGCCCTGCGAGAGCAACAGGCGCTGAAAACAGCTCTGGAGAACCGTATTCAATCTCTACGGGACGGGCTCGAGAACAAGCAAGAAAAGACGCCGGAGCAGATGGCCAAGGAGCGCATTGCCGAGCTCAAGCGACAAAAAAAGGAGTGGGAAAACAGAATAGCCAAATTAACCAAGGACCTTGATTGGTTCATTGAAGAGCACTTGGGGCCTATGTTGGCAGCCGAAGAGCTCGGCGGGCCGGTTGTTGGGCAGCTGACGGACATCGACCCTGAAGATCTGAGTGCTGGCTTCAGTGCTCAGGGGAAGCTGAAAAAGGCTAAAGACCGGACAGACATTGACAAGCGACAGAGACGAATAGATGAGATCTGGGGAGCTCAGGACCAGCAAGGCGAGAGCAACAAGAGAAAAcgagaggaggacgaagcaTCTGCTGCGGTTGCTGACATTAGGCGTCTCATTGAGCAACTGATGAACAAGCTGGTGGAGTCACAAGGTGACAACTCGGCAAGCTACTTGAAGATATCCAAGGAGACAGCCGCGGTCCGGTTTCTCGTCCGATCCAAGGTCGCCTCATTTCATCCCAAGGATGCACAAAAGTTGCGACTTGTAGATTTCGGGAGGGATATCGATGATTAG
- the DUT1 gene encoding Deoxyuridine 5'-triphosphate nucleotidohydrolase (COG:F; EggNog:ENOG503P1SM): protein MRKAAFAICQRLSNQLRPTTPSHHRHHPLLSSITSFMTATVRNDPIVPTSPPAAKRLKTDTNVPEEATSSSSTTTTTTKDTTTTAEGNTTTNSATTTTTSVTTMAAEPAAVPSLQVKKLSSTARLPTRGSAFAAGYDLYASKDTTIPARGKALVDTDISIAVPANTYGRIAPRSGLAAKHFIDTGAGVIDADYRGPVKVLLFNHADSDFEVKEGDRIAQLIVERIFTPEVVEVQELEESVRGAGGFGSTGGFGAAAAAAPVVN from the exons ATGCGAAAAGCTGCATTTGCCATTTGCCAACGACTATCCAACCAATTACGACCAACCacaccttctcaccaccgtcatcatcccctgctctcatccatcaccagctTCATGACTGCCACCGTCCGCAACGATCCCATAGTCCCCACTtccccaccagcagcaaagcGTCTCAAAACCGACACCAACGTTCCTGAGGAGGcgacctcttcctcttccaccaccacaaccacaacaaaagacaccaccactaccgcaGAAGGAAACACCACGACCAATTCcgccaccacaaccacaacatcaGTCACCACAATGGCCGCCGAACCTGCTgccgtcccctccctccaagTGAAGAAGTTGTCCTCCACCGCCCGGCTGCCCACACGGGGATCTGCTTTCGCGGCGGGATATGATCTTTATGCGTCAAAGGACACGACTATTCCTGCGAGGGGAAAGGCGCTGGTTGATACGGATATTAGCATTGCTGTTCCAGCTAACACAT ACGGGCGCATCGCCCCCCGCTCCGGCCTGGCCGCGAAGCACTTTATCGACACCGGCGCCGGTGTCATCGACGCTGACTACCGCGGTCCGGTCAAGGTTCTCTTGTTCAACCATGCCGATTCCGACtttgaggtcaaggagggggATCGGATCGCGCAGCTGATTGTGGAACGGATTTTTACCcccgaggtggtggaggttcaggagttggaggagagcgtgaggggggcgggggggtttgggagtacggggggttttggggcggcggcggctgctgctcctgtcGTTAACTAG
- the BUD16 gene encoding putative pyridoxal kinase (COG:H; EggNog:ENOG503NX2N) — protein sequence MQSLGCDVAALNTVDFSNHTGYGQWTGTRSTPEHILDLWSGLKQSFLDDFDMMLSGYVPGAEALRAVGRIAEELKSRAEGRFFWVLDPVMGDNGNLYVGGDVVPVYRGLVGKADLCLPNQFEAELLSEVKITDMLSLGKAIEVLHSRYGVPHIVITSLSLPDETDPDTPGNKKTLSVVGSSMTSTKQPRAFKISFPAIDCYFSGTGDMFAALMVVRMREAVCDASTSTEPGLDTRRSWLSEDGVDALELPLARAAERVLGSMHEVLAKTAEGLERRLEEMVRGVKTGGVNGNGNGNGNGNGEGEGGVGKKQMQVLKSKAAELKLVRHLDSLRRPKVVFRARRL from the exons ATGCAATCCCTCGGCTGCGACGTCGCGGCCCTGAACACGGTCGACTTTTCCAACCACACCGGCTACGGGCAGTGGACGGGCACCCGCTCGACACCTGAGCATATCCTCGATCTGTGGTCGGGGCTTAAGCAGTCGTTTTTAGATGACTTTGATATGATGCTCTCGGGGTATGTACCTGGGGCGGAGGCGCTGAGGGCTGTGGGAAGGATTGCGGAGGAACTCAAGTCCAGAGCGGAGGGGAGGTTCTTTTGGGTGCTGGACCCGGTGATGGGGGATAATGGGAATCTGTATGTCGGAGGTGATGTTGTCCCTGTGTACCGGGGCTTGGTGGGAAAAGCGGATTTGTGTTTGCCTAATCAGTTTGAGGCTGA GCTGCTATCAGAGGTGAAAATCACGGATATGCTCAGCTTGGGCAAGGCGATTGAGGTCCTCCACTCCCGCTACGGCGTCCCACACATCGTCATAACCTCGCTCTCACTTCCTGATGAGACAGACCCTGACACCCCAGGCAACAAAAAAACCCTCAGCGTTGTCGGGTCGTCAATGACGAGTACAAAACAGCCCAGAGCGTTCAAGATCTCCTTTCCGGCGATTGATTGCTACTTCTCCGGGACGGGGGACATGTTTGCCGCGTTGATGGttgtgaggatgagggaggcggttTGTGACGCTTCTACATCGACAGAGCCGGGGTTAGATACTAGAAGAAGCTGGTTgagtgaggatggggttgatgcGTTGGAGTTgcctttggcgagggcggcggagagggtgttggggagtaTGCATGAGGTGTTGGCCAAGacggcggaggggttggagagacggttggaggagatggtcaGGGGGGTGAAAACAGGGGGGgtgaatgggaatgggaatgggaatgggaatgggaatggggagggggagggcggggtaGGGAAGAAGCAGATGCAGGTGCTGAAGAGCAAGGCGGCCGAGCTAAAGCTGGTGAGGCATTTGGATAGTTTGAGGAGGCCGAAGGTGGTTTTtagggcgaggaggttgtaA
- the POL30 gene encoding proliferating cell nuclear antigen (COG:L; EggNog:ENOG503NXFV), translated as MLEARLDTANLFKSAVDAIKDLVQDCNFDCNDSGIALQAMDNSHVALVSMMLKAEAFSPFRCDRNIALGVNLTSLTKVLRAAGRDDTLTLKAEDAPDVLNLVFEATAQDRISEYDLKLMDIDQEHLGIPDTEYAATISMPSAEFKRITTDLMAMSESVTIEATKDGVKFSSTGDIGNGSITLRQHTPVDKPNETVEIELSEPVALTFSLKYLTNFCKAQPLSNQVKLCLSAEVPLMVEYGLEGGSYLRFYLAPKIGDEE; from the exons ATGCTTGAAGCTCGGTTGGACACGGCGAATCTCTTCAAGAGT GCCGTCGATGCCATCAAGGACCTCGTCCAGGATTGCAACTTTGACTGCAATGACAGCGGCATTGCCCTCCAGGCCATGGACAACAGCCACGTCGCCCTCGTTTCCATGATGCTCAAGGCCGAAGCCTTCTCTCCCTTCCGCTGCGACCGCAACATTGCCCTCGGcgtcaacctcacctcccttACCAAGGTGCTGCGTGCGGCCGGCCGTGACGACACGTTGACCCTTAAGGCCGAGGACGCCCCCGACGTGCTGAACTTGGTTTTCGAGGCGACCGCCCAGGACAGAATCTCCGAGTACGACCTCAAGCTCATGGACATTGACCAGGAGCACTTGGGCATCCCCGACACCGAGTATGCCGCCACCATCAGCATGCCATCAGCCGAGTTCAAGCGCATCACGACTGATCTCATGGCCATGTCGGAGTCTGTTACTATCGAGGCGACCAAGGACGGTGTCAAGTTTTCTTCAACTGGTGATATCGGCAACGGGTCTATTACTCTGAGACAACACACGCCTGTTGACAAGCCCAACGAGACGGTCGAGATTGAGTTGAGCGAGCCGGTTGCTCTGACCTTTTCTCTGAAATACCTCACCAACTTTTGCAAGGCGCAGCCGTTGTCGAACCAGGTCAAGCTTTGCTTGTCGGCTGAGGTGCCCTTGATGGTGGAGTATGGTCTGGAGGGTGGCAGCTATCTCCGCTTCTACCTTGCGCCAAAG ATCGGCGACGAGGAGTAA
- a CDS encoding uncharacterized protein (COG:U; EggNog:ENOG503NVQM), which produces MASWAILIPLFITDQGDKQLDWSTPEVSEHDVSPPSSPSFAPVGRPTIKKRFRSKIPDPLRLDVPRNRTSRLGSLHLSYSKAVASRIDRADNLKFIEQFRYTIVASQLLAGHSITGNYNYFNRNRDASDVPQNVVVPTSTGILITATGALVVACVIRWVYMGGYAQLTKGKIAFTTVVLVGFGLVAHFYIRQQWIRYLRNQALAEVSAFVAKSQDFDGVSSAALSLIQEVELVSRGYRLLRKTLKARLAEMIKTYIKVSSVIKGFSEQLDIEKFHDVYDISDFDISDAMQGFSDREFDDPESVKTLKIAAARFHTIRKIFLCSLLALEATGDNTDFLRWSTAVESLRALTEATDEGLFKVRQILDEEETFPTVQESKFPLSPNRERRRSQFQKLNSLSTGIRGLQAKLALLREESERTLNEAEDVSELGLNLMAQYESIGQDLKLLQQAWEEGKAALASGIDRNEKRLSSISTMLSPATSLSGLTTVEEGGALEAFKALTGESPSSSSFGSAKGDDEAEVFEAVSLPPTRPRSMLTREERIARMKEERERRESIRQDADASRGMLKELEMVINLRPKRSTMPAPARVSL; this is translated from the exons atgGCATCCTGGGCAATACTGATACCCCTATTCATCACAGACCAAGGCGACAAACAGCTGGACTGGAGCACGCCCGAGGTCTCAGAGCACGATGTGTCGCCGCCATCGAGCCCGTCCTTTGCTCCGGTAGGACGTCCGACCATCAAGAAGCGCTTTCGGAGTAAGATTCCGGATCCGCTGCGGCTGGATGTCCCGCGGAACAGAACAAGCAGGCTGGGGTCGCTACATCTTTCATACTCG AAGGCTGTAGCATCGAGAATAGATCGGGCCGACAACCTCAAGTTTATCGAGCAGTTCAGATACACCATCGTCGCCTCACAACTATTAGCTGGGCACTCGATTACGGGGAACTACAACTACTTCAACCGAAATAGGGATGCGTCGGATGTTCCGCAGAACGTGGTGGTTCCAACGTCAACGGGAATATTAATAACGGCTACGGGCGCCCTGGTAGTAGCGTGTGTGATTCGATGGGTGTACATGGGAGGATATGCCCAGTTGACAAAGGGGAAGATTGCATTCACGACGGTGGTGCTTGTTGGGTTCGGTCTGGTGGCGCACTTCTACATCCGCCAGCAGTGGATACGATATCTTAGGAATCAGGCACTGGCCGAGGTGTCTGCATTCGTGGCCAAGTCGCAAGACTTTGATGGTGTCTCGAGCGCGGCGCTGTCCCTTATCCAGGAGGTGGAGCTCGTCTCAAGGGGCTACAGGCT ACTACGGAAGACGCTAAAGGCCCGTTTGGCTGAGATGATCAAGACGTACATCAAAGTGTCATCAGTGATCAAGGGATTTTCAGAGCAGCTGGATATCGAAAAGTTCCACGATGTCTATGATATCAGCGATTTTGATATCTCTGATGCTATGCAGGGTTTCTCGGATCGCGAGTTTGACGATCCAGAGTCTGTCAAGACACTGAAAATTGCAGCTGCCAGGTTTCATACCATCAGGAAGATTTTCCTGTGCTCGTTGCTCGCTTTGGAGGCTACCGGAGACAACACGGACTTTTTGCGGTGGTCAACGGCTGTCGAGAGCCTTCGTGCCCTGACCGAGGCGACGGACGAGGGTTTGTTCAAGGTCCGGCAAAtcctcgacgaggaagaga CTTTCCCCACGGTTCAAGAGTCCAAATTCCCATTATCACCAAACCGAGAGAGGCGACGATCTCAGTTTCAAAAACTCAACTCTTTGTCCACGGGCATCCGTGGACTTCAAGCCAAGCTCGCGTTGTTACGAGAGGAGTCTGAGAGAACACTCAACGAGGCCGAAGACGTGTCTGAGCTGGGTCTGAATCTCATGGCCCAGTATGAGTCCATTGGTCAGGACCTCAAGCTCCTGCAACAagcttgggaggagggcaaagcAGCGCTGGCATCGGGTATCGACCGGAACGAGAAGCGACTCTCTTCCATCAGCACCATGCTATCACCGGCAACATCTCTGAGCGGCCTCACCACTGTCGAGGAAGGTGGGGCCTTGGAAGCGTTCAAGGCTCTTACCGGCGAATCACCGAGCAGTTCGAGCTTTGGGAGCGCTAAGGGTGACGACGAAGCCGAAGTCTTCGAGGCTGTTtctctcccaccaacacGGCCTCGAAGCATGCTCACCAGAGAAGAGCGCATCGCCAGGATGAAGGAGGAACGGGAGAGACGAGAGTCCATCAGGCAAGACGCCGATGCCAGTCGAGGCATGCTCAAGGAGCTTGAAATGGTCATCAACCTCCGGCCCAAACGATCCACCATGCCCGCCCCAGCGCGCGTATCATTATGA
- a CDS encoding uncharacterized protein (EggNog:ENOG503P4XG; COG:S), producing the protein MPSQQELDFQISPLVQESLVHNTRTLHNLQSLTASLFGVGAGILGLESYSGFLFYLVFSLITTLLFYALRIAPTAISSPSSSSSSTTSKGGVLSRYFRSPLDFWTAGLTNGLAGFILTWTLFYGLVRA; encoded by the exons ATGCCCTCCCAGCAAGAACTCGACTTTCAAATCTCCCCACTAGTTCAAGAATCACTAGTCCACAACACCCGA accctccacaacctccaaTCCCTCACAGCCTCCCTCTTCGGCGTCGGCGCCGGCATTTTAGGTCTAGAGTCCTACTCCGGCTTCCTCTTCTAcctcgtcttctccctcatcacaaCCCTCCTATTCTACGCTCTGAGAATAGCTCCCACGGCgatatcctccccctcttcttcttcttcctccaccacctcaaaaGGAGGCGTCCTGTCCCGGTATTTCAGGAGTCCGCTCGATTTCTGGACAGCGGGGCTCACGAACGGGCTGGCGGGGTTTATTCTGACTTGGACGCTGTTTtatgggttggtgagggcatga